In the genome of Leishmania braziliensis MHOM/BR/75/M2904 contig, possible fusion of chromosomes 20 and 34, one region contains:
- the mMDH gene encoding mitochondrial malate dehydrogenase, with product MRSSATLLSRVAVLGAAGGIGQPLSLLLKCSPLVTDLSLYDIRGGTGVAADLFHIPSPAEVTGFASDELEKAVKGADLVLVAAGIPRKPGMTRDDLFNTNAGIVRDLVTAVARAAPKAIIGVISNPVNSTVPVAAETLKKLGAYDPGRLFGVTTLDVVRARTFVAEALGRSPYDIDVPVVGGHSGETIVPLLSGFPSLSKEQVEQLTYRIQFGGDEVVKAKAGKGSATLSMAYAASDWSTSILKALRGDKGIAEYAFVENDLQQPHCHFFGCAVELGTHGVERVLPIPALNAYEQQLLDACVPALSAELRKGVDFAVKTHLTPDC from the coding sequence ATGCGCTCCTCTGCGACTCTGCTGTCCCGCGTTGCCGTCTTGGGTGCAGCTGGCGGCATTGGGCAGCCCTTGTCGCTCCTCCTGAAGTGCAGCCCTCTAGTGACAGACCTTTCGCTCTACGACATTCGCGGCGGAACAGGCGTGGCTGCCGACCTCTTCCATATTCCGTCACCAGCAGAGGTCACTGGATTTGCCTCCGATGAACTGGAAAAGGCTGTGAAGGGGGCAGACTTGGTGCTTGTGGCGGCTGGCATCCCACGCAAACCTGGGATGACACGCGACGACCTCTTCAACACGAACGCTGGCATCGTGCGCGATCTCGTGACGGCGGTTGCCAGGGCCGCACCGAAGGCCATCATCGGTGTCATCAGCAACCCCGTCAACAGCACTGTGCCGGTGGCTGCGGAGACGCTGAAGAAGCTCGGCGCGTACGATCCTGGGCGCCTATTTGGCGTCACCACACTCGACGTTGTCCGTGCTCGTACCTTCGTTGCGGAGGCGCTCGGTAGAAGTCCGTACGACATCGACGTCCCTGTCGTTGGCGGCCACAGCGGTGAGACGattgtgccgctgctctcagGCTTCCCGTCACTGTCGAAGGAgcaggtggagcagctgacGTACCGCATCCAGTTTGGTGGGGATGAGGTGGTGAAGGCAAAGGCCGGAAAGGGCTCGGCGACGCTGTCCATGGCGTATGCGGCCTCGGATTGGTCCACCTCGATACTGAAGGCTCTCCGCGGTGACAAGGGCATTGCCGAGTATGCCTTCGTTGAAAACGACCTCCAGCAGCCACACTGTCACTTCTTTGGATGCGCAGTGGAGCTGGGCACGCATGGTGTAGAGCGTGTGCTGCCGATACCGGCGCTGAACGCCTACGAGCAGCAGTTGCTTGACGCGTGCGTTCCTGCACTCAGTGCTGAGCTTCGCAAAGGGGTCGACTTTGCTGTGAAGACGCACCTCACTCCAGATTGCTGA